One genomic segment of Candidatus Dependentiae bacterium includes these proteins:
- a CDS encoding SpoIID/LytB domain-containing protein — protein MNVLFYLSALCVSFIVSAAAVTTPHLKPLAVALPENSKQLCQAALKRCNFTLPIRVLLDEKPVASDFSWQLTSPHGFIILDPQDAKKKLFYPQKQITIISKSGNISINGKKLLHEQLYIVPCKERISFGPYTYDGALTVHKYQSTVYLVNHLDLEDYVLSVVPYESWPGWPAEVNKALCVSFRTYGIAKVLEQRAVRAKKKINLPYDIKNGPIHQVYKGHYTGSKYDFKSIVDATRGIVLAYNNKPITAMFDICCGGVIPANKVGMNFKEAPYLARTYPCTFCEKYKFYAWKYVYTAKELEKLLKPEFPTLVISDVKVTRKDTIGTAQEMALREKSRWIAITGKKLKSLVKNLKSLCFSVTRSRLGYVFEGKGHGHQWGLCQWGACGMVNKGHNYKQVLQFYYPHTTFMKLVKAPRS, from the coding sequence ATGAATGTTTTATTTTACCTTAGTGCTCTGTGTGTAAGTTTTATAGTTTCAGCTGCTGCTGTTACTACACCACACCTTAAGCCTCTTGCTGTTGCTTTGCCAGAAAATAGCAAGCAATTATGTCAAGCTGCTTTAAAACGGTGTAATTTTACCCTTCCAATACGTGTATTACTTGACGAAAAACCGGTAGCAAGCGATTTTAGCTGGCAACTGACAAGTCCCCATGGTTTTATTATTCTTGATCCTCAAGACGCCAAAAAGAAACTTTTTTATCCACAAAAACAGATAACTATTATAAGTAAATCTGGTAATATATCTATTAATGGTAAAAAATTACTTCATGAACAGTTATATATTGTGCCATGTAAAGAACGTATTTCTTTCGGACCGTATACGTACGACGGAGCACTTACTGTGCATAAATATCAGTCAACTGTTTACTTGGTTAACCATTTAGATTTAGAAGATTATGTGCTTTCGGTAGTGCCTTATGAAAGTTGGCCAGGGTGGCCAGCAGAGGTTAACAAAGCCCTTTGTGTGAGTTTTAGAACCTACGGCATAGCTAAAGTATTGGAGCAACGTGCTGTACGTGCTAAAAAGAAAATTAACTTGCCATATGATATAAAAAATGGCCCTATACATCAAGTATATAAAGGCCATTATACAGGTTCTAAATATGATTTTAAGTCAATTGTTGATGCCACACGTGGCATAGTACTCGCGTATAATAATAAACCTATTACCGCTATGTTCGATATATGCTGTGGTGGCGTTATACCTGCAAACAAAGTGGGTATGAATTTTAAAGAAGCACCTTATTTGGCACGTACGTACCCGTGTACATTCTGTGAAAAATATAAATTTTATGCATGGAAATATGTGTATACTGCAAAAGAATTAGAAAAGCTTTTAAAGCCAGAATTTCCTACATTAGTTATTAGTGATGTTAAAGTTACCCGTAAAGATACCATAGGAACTGCTCAAGAAATGGCTCTGCGAGAAAAAAGTCGTTGGATTGCTATTACTGGTAAAAAACTAAAGTCTCTTGTGAAAAACCTAAAAAGTTTATGCTTTTCAGTAACTCGGTCTCGTTTGGGTTATGTGTTTGAAGGCAAAGGCCATGGGCACCAGTGGGGCTTATGTCAGTGGGGCGCTTGTGGCATGGTAAATAAAGGCCATAACTATAAACAAGTATTACAGTTTTATTATCCACACACTACGTTTATGAAACTTGTAAAAGCTCCACGTTCTTAA
- a CDS encoding deoxyribonuclease IV, giving the protein MHLRLENSFEELIKKALRLQLPFFQCFLFSQTTGDYITCTPELQLLGELLKEQFKALYVHSSYFINLAKTDAYSHPVFKKEILLAQQLGFSHIIAHAGAATALSDKQRSIHAVARSVNKILKKEPTLTLVLENSGHGGKAVGSSLEELYAIRCLLDYPEKVKFCIDTAHAHVFGYDIISPSGQQAFTEQVENFFGKESLALLHLNDTQEECGSQVDKHEVPGLGVLGPEVLKNIINHRLFCDIPLIIEMAPLPELSEGEIVAMVSGWIKS; this is encoded by the coding sequence TTGCATTTAAGACTAGAAAATAGTTTTGAAGAGCTGATTAAGAAAGCTTTACGTTTACAGTTACCTTTTTTTCAGTGTTTTTTATTTTCACAAACTACGGGTGATTATATTACGTGTACGCCTGAGCTGCAACTATTGGGCGAACTTTTAAAAGAGCAGTTTAAGGCGCTTTATGTTCATAGTTCCTATTTTATAAATTTAGCTAAAACTGATGCTTATAGTCATCCAGTATTTAAAAAAGAAATTTTATTGGCTCAGCAGTTAGGATTTTCTCATATTATTGCTCATGCAGGGGCAGCTACAGCTTTGTCTGATAAACAGCGAAGTATTCATGCCGTAGCGCGGTCAGTTAACAAAATACTCAAAAAAGAACCAACTCTTACTCTTGTATTAGAAAACAGTGGTCATGGTGGCAAAGCTGTCGGAAGCTCTTTAGAAGAACTGTATGCTATTAGATGTCTTCTTGATTATCCTGAAAAAGTAAAATTTTGCATAGACACGGCTCACGCTCATGTGTTTGGTTATGATATTATATCGCCTAGCGGCCAACAAGCTTTTACAGAGCAAGTTGAGAATTTTTTTGGTAAAGAATCACTTGCCTTGTTACATTTAAACGATACACAAGAAGAGTGTGGCTCTCAAGTTGATAAACATGAGGTGCCTGGTTTAGGTGTACTAGGGCCAGAAGTGCTCAAAAATATTATTAATCATAGATTATTTTGTGATATTCCGTTAATTATAGAAATGGCACCATTGCCTGAACTAAGTGAAGGTGAAATTGTTGCCATGGTAAGTGGCTGGATAAAATCATGA
- a CDS encoding metal-dependent hydrolase → MPNYKGHLLGGAAFYILLLAGFSLYYYPLSTVVPWFLATLAGALFPDIDIKSKGQQFFYKLFFVAIALCALYKAFMLAIFLSLFAFLPLLCKHRGIFHNIWFLLLLVVGFSELLIFLAPTYRLIIIYNSFFFMLGIISHLWLDLGLKRMLRMK, encoded by the coding sequence ATGCCAAATTATAAAGGCCATTTATTGGGTGGTGCAGCTTTTTATATACTCTTGCTTGCTGGGTTTTCTCTCTATTATTACCCCCTATCGACTGTTGTCCCTTGGTTTTTGGCAACTCTTGCAGGAGCGCTGTTTCCTGACATAGATATTAAAAGTAAAGGCCAGCAGTTTTTTTATAAACTATTTTTTGTAGCTATTGCCCTATGTGCACTCTATAAAGCTTTTATGTTAGCAATATTCTTAAGCTTATTTGCTTTTTTACCCTTACTGTGTAAGCATAGGGGCATCTTTCATAATATATGGTTTTTACTATTGCTTGTTGTAGGTTTTTCTGAGTTACTTATTTTTCTAGCTCCTACCTATAGGCTTATAATAATCTATAATTCTTTCTTTTTCATGCTCGGTATTATTTCGCATTTATGGCTTGATTTAGGATTAAAGCGCATGCTTAGAATGAAATAA
- a CDS encoding type I glyceraldehyde-3-phosphate dehydrogenase → MINIAINGFGRIGKTFLRTLLAEPECFKKITVAVINVGKGDIQAAAYALKYDTIMGTLPQAIEYKNGKLYIDSYSIDVITELDPEKAPWKAYGIDWVVEASGHFTKQSGAQKHILAGAKKVLITAPADGEDITIIPGTNSNLYDASKHTIVSLGSCTTNALVTMLTALSENFDLAQVSMTTIHAYTNTQPLLDVDASVKDLRRGRAAALNIVPTTTGAMSLIERIMPHLAGKIMGGSLRVPVATVSLVDLTFTATKPVSVESINKAFEQASNTTLKHILGFTREPLVSSDYTGNNNSVTIDSLLTDAQDTTGKVFGWYDNEWGYSCRLKDFLLSIA, encoded by the coding sequence ATGATAAATATAGCAATAAATGGCTTTGGACGTATTGGGAAAACTTTTTTACGTACGCTGCTTGCTGAACCCGAATGCTTTAAAAAGATTACGGTTGCTGTTATTAACGTGGGTAAAGGTGATATTCAAGCAGCTGCTTATGCACTTAAATATGACACTATTATGGGCACATTGCCTCAAGCTATAGAATATAAAAATGGTAAATTATATATAGACTCTTATAGTATTGATGTTATAACTGAGCTTGATCCAGAGAAAGCTCCTTGGAAAGCCTATGGCATTGACTGGGTAGTTGAAGCTTCAGGCCATTTTACTAAGCAGAGTGGCGCTCAAAAGCATATATTAGCTGGAGCAAAAAAAGTGCTTATTACCGCACCTGCTGATGGCGAAGATATAACTATAATCCCGGGGACTAATAGCAATCTGTATGATGCAAGTAAGCATACAATAGTATCGTTAGGAAGTTGTACGACCAACGCTTTAGTAACTATGCTTACAGCACTTTCTGAAAATTTTGATCTTGCTCAAGTTTCCATGACTACTATACATGCCTACACCAACACTCAGCCATTGCTTGATGTTGATGCTTCAGTAAAAGATCTAAGGCGTGGTAGAGCGGCAGCGCTTAATATAGTACCTACCACAACGGGTGCTATGAGCCTTATTGAGCGTATTATGCCCCATCTTGCGGGTAAAATAATGGGCGGCTCTTTGCGTGTGCCTGTTGCAACAGTATCTCTTGTAGATCTTACGTTTACAGCAACCAAACCAGTATCAGTTGAAAGTATTAATAAAGCTTTTGAGCAAGCGTCTAATACGACACTCAAACATATTTTAGGTTTTACTCGTGAACCGCTTGTTTCAAGCGATTATACTGGTAATAATAACTCGGTAACTATTGATAGTTTACTTACCGATGCTCAAGATACAACAGGTAAAGTATTTGGTTGGTACGATAATGAATGGGGCTATAGTTGCCGTCTTAAAGATTTTTTACTGTCAATTGCATAA
- a CDS encoding ankyrin repeat domain-containing protein produces the protein MKFFKTFAAALMLTSSLTYCMTQKDNINQQFFAAIQAGNYSLVQDLLNNGANVNAQNTQNFTPLHFAAQYGHIALAQLLIDNKATINAQTTQNVTPLHTAAVKGYTALAQLLINKGADINAQTTQNDTPLHLAAKNNHTALAQLLIDNKATINAQATQNFTPLHLAAQYGHTALAQLLIDKGAEIDAQNTKNITPLHAAAANGHTALAQLLIDNKANINAQATQNFTPLHAAAAKGHTALAQLLIDNKATINAQNTNNDTPLHAAAGQGHTALAHLLIDKGADINAQNTQSETPLHWAALNGHTALAQLLIDNKANINAKNTQSETPLYFAAKNKHTVVIEILLSYGSCILQDLLSNNAVIQAQDNRLKLSQTTNFKDIAQLLNKGAYAYPLVKAFIDIKRKQLFNAIESNDREAVAQLLKDGFTLNTCDKEGNTLLHKAIQSKSLHVIDLLLSLGAGEYLYKPNKQNLTPLQLLTANHMIATVFTPRQENIAPTQSAGTKRKHQDN, from the coding sequence ATGAAATTCTTTAAAACATTCGCAGCTGCTCTTATGCTTACTAGTTCATTAACTTATTGCATGACTCAAAAAGACAACATCAATCAACAGTTTTTTGCTGCTATACAAGCTGGCAATTATAGCTTAGTTCAAGATCTACTTAATAACGGCGCGAATGTTAATGCTCAAAATACTCAAAATTTTACCCCATTACATTTTGCTGCTCAATATGGCCATATAGCTCTAGCTCAGTTGTTAATTGATAATAAAGCCACTATTAATGCTCAAACTACTCAAAATGTTACTCCATTACATACAGCTGCTGTAAAAGGCTATACAGCTCTAGCTCAGTTGTTAATTAATAAAGGAGCAGATATTAATGCTCAAACTACTCAAAATGATACTCCATTACATTTGGCTGCAAAAAATAACCATACAGCTCTAGCTCAGTTGTTAATTGATAATAAAGCCACTATTAATGCTCAAGCTACTCAAAATTTTACTCCATTACATTTAGCCGCTCAATATGGCCATACAGCTCTAGCCCAGTTATTAATTGATAAAGGAGCAGAGATTGATGCTCAAAATACTAAAAATATTACTCCATTACATGCAGCTGCTGCAAACGGCCATACAGCTCTAGCTCAGTTGTTAATTGATAATAAAGCTAATATTAATGCTCAAGCTACTCAAAATTTTACTCCATTACATGCAGCTGCTGCAAAAGGCCATACAGCTCTAGCTCAGTTGTTAATTGATAATAAAGCCACTATTAATGCTCAAAATACTAACAATGATACTCCATTACATGCAGCTGCTGGACAAGGCCATACAGCTCTAGCTCACTTGTTAATTGATAAAGGAGCAGATATTAATGCTCAAAATACTCAAAGTGAGACTCCATTACATTGGGCTGCTTTAAATGGCCATACAGCTCTAGCTCAGTTGTTAATTGATAATAAAGCTAATATTAATGCTAAAAATACTCAAAGTGAGACTCCATTATATTTTGCTGCAAAAAACAAACATACAGTAGTTATAGAAATATTATTAAGTTATGGATCTTGTATACTACAAGACTTACTATCTAATAATGCTGTAATACAAGCTCAAGATAACAGGCTTAAACTTTCACAAACAACAAATTTTAAGGATATTGCTCAACTGTTAAATAAAGGTGCATATGCTTATCCTCTAGTTAAAGCTTTTATTGATATCAAGCGCAAACAATTATTTAATGCAATTGAATCTAATGATAGAGAAGCTGTTGCTCAACTGCTTAAAGATGGATTTACCTTAAATACCTGTGATAAAGAAGGCAACACCCTGCTTCATAAAGCTATACAATCAAAAAGCTTACATGTTATCGACTTACTGCTTTCTTTAGGTGCTGGCGAATACTTATATAAACCTAATAAGCAAAATCTAACACCACTGCAACTACTAACTGCCAATCACATGATTGCTACGGTATTTACACCTCGTCAAGAAAACATAGCCCCTACTCAATCAGCAGGTACTAAACGAAAACATCAAGACAACTAA
- a CDS encoding ribonuclease HI family protein, with protein sequence MNQLSIFSLLLPEPVVWQLFIDGAARNNPGPAGAGIYIIKNGVEFSKHGFFLGSKTNNQAEYLALLLGLLCLKTVMQPQDKLIIKSDSELLVRQLNGVYSIKNPELKRIATTIKELLSVLRYTLVHVRREENSVADCLANKGIDKKVPIDTDFLKVMDCLL encoded by the coding sequence ATGAATCAGCTCTCTATCTTTTCTTTGCTATTGCCGGAACCAGTTGTATGGCAACTTTTTATTGACGGTGCTGCACGTAATAACCCAGGGCCTGCAGGTGCAGGTATTTACATAATAAAAAATGGTGTAGAATTTAGTAAGCACGGCTTTTTTTTAGGCAGTAAGACTAATAATCAAGCAGAGTACTTGGCATTGCTGCTTGGCCTTTTATGTCTTAAAACGGTTATGCAACCTCAAGATAAACTAATTATAAAATCAGATTCAGAATTGCTTGTGCGTCAGCTTAATGGTGTATATTCTATAAAAAATCCTGAGCTTAAACGTATAGCTACTACTATTAAAGAGCTGCTAAGTGTGTTAAGGTATACTCTTGTGCATGTAAGACGCGAAGAAAACTCGGTTGCCGATTGTTTAGCTAATAAAGGCATAGATAAAAAAGTACCCATTGATACAGATTTCTTAAAAGTTATGGACTGTTTATTATGA